A part of Catharus ustulatus isolate bCatUst1 chromosome 8, bCatUst1.pri.v2, whole genome shotgun sequence genomic DNA contains:
- the CH25H gene encoding cholesterol 25-hydroxylase, with product MNCSLAQRVLLSSPMEGQRDRLCLQSLWDFVTAKEPLIKSPFFPVLFSFTAYMAFCLPYIVLDFLSIRLPDLRKYKIQPQNYPSLRMMVPCIMQSVYHHVVLIFPVTFLHWYWRPMNLPVIAPELPEVLLQVAVCLLLFDFEYFLWHLLHHKVPWLYKTFHKVHHKHVSTFALTTQYSSVWELLSLGFFAAINPLLLGCHPLTEMIFFLVNIGLSVEDHSGYDLPWSTHRLVPFGLYGGAPHHDLHHLKFKSNYAPYFTHWDKLFGTFMESHSN from the coding sequence ATGAactgcagcctggcacagagagtgctgctcagctctcccaTGGAGGGACAGCGGGACAGGTTGTGCCTGCAGTCTCTTTGGGACTTTGTCACTGCAAAGGAGCCACTGATCAAGTCACCGttttttccagtgctgttttcttttacagCATACATGGCTTTCTGTCTTCCATATATTGTGCTGGACTTTTTAAGCATCAGATTACCAGActtgagaaaatacaaaatccaGCCACAGAACTATCCAAGTCTTCGAATGATGGTGCCTTGCATTATGCAAAGTGTGTATCACCATGTTGTTTTGATCTTCCCGGTGACATTTCTACACTGGTACTGGAGACCCATGAATCTACCAGTGAtagctccagagctgcctgaagTCCTGCTGCAAGTAGCAGTTTGTCTGCTGCTATTTGATTTTGAGTACTTCCTGTGGCATTTGCTTCATCACAAGGTGCCTTGGCTCTACAAGACCTTCCACAAGGTGCATCACAAGCACGTGTCGACGTTCGCCCTTACTACGCAGTATTCCAGCGTGTgggagctgctctcactggggttttttgctgCTATAAACCCACTGCTCCTCGGATGCCATCCTTTGACTGAAATGATTTTCTTCCTTGTAAACATTGGTTTGTCAGTGGAGGACCATTCTGGATATGACCTGCCATGGTCAACTCACCGACTTGTGCCTTTTGGATTGTATGGAGGAGCGCCACACCACGATCTCCACCATCTGAAATTCAAATCGAACTATGCTCCTTACTTCACACACTGGGACAAACTCTTTGGGACATTCATGGAGTCGCACTCTAATTAA
- the LIPA gene encoding lysosomal acid lipase/cholesteryl ester hydrolase produces the protein MRGLVIAAFLLQSVAGSGAFAARRRNVDPETNMNISEIITFRGYPSEEYEVTTEDGYILSINRIPYGRKGREGSEGPRPAVFLQHGLLADASNWITNLDYNSLGFMLADAGYDVWLGNSRGNTWSRKHIHFTVKQEEFWVFSFDEMAKYDIPASVDFILKKTGQKQVFYIGHSQGTTMAFVAFSTLPQLAKKIKMFFALAPVATVKFATSPLVKFGLFPDMLLKDMFGKKQFLPQNFLLKWLATHVCTHRILDDLCGNLFFLLCGFNERNLNMSRVDVYSTHCPAGTSVQNMIHWSQAVRTGELKAYDWGSKAANMAHYNQSTPPFYQIKDMTVPTAVWTGGQDWLADPKDVAMLLTQITNLVYHKNIPEWEHLDFIWGLDAPSRMYNEIINMIRKLSLN, from the exons ATGCGGGGCCTGGTGATCGCTGCTTTCTTGCTGCAGAGCGTCGCCGGCTCGGGCGCGTTCGCCGCACGGAGGAGGAATGTGGACCCCGAAACGAACATGAACATC aGTGAAATTATTACCTTCAGAGGGTACCCTAGTGAGGAATATGAAGTGACAACAGAAGATGGATATATTCTTTCCATTAACAGAATACCTTATGGAAGAAAAGGCCGTGAAGGAAGCGAAG GTCCAAGGcctgctgtgtttctgcagcatGGTTTACTTGCAGATGCCAGCAACTGGATCACAAACTTGGATTACAACAGCCTTGGCTTCATGCTGGCAGATGCTGGTTATGATGTATGGCTGGgaaacagcagaggaaacacTTGGTCCAGGAAACACATACACTTCACAGTGAAGCAGGAAGAATTCTGGGTTTTCAG CTTTGATGAAATGGCTAAGTATGACATTCCAGCCTCAGTGGactttattttgaagaaaactgGCCAGAAACAAGTATTTTACATTGGCCATTCACAGGGCACCACAATGG cttttgttgctttttcaaCTTTGCCACAGCTGGctaagaaaatcaaaatgttctTTGCCTTGGCACCAGTAGCTACAGTCAAGTTTGCCACTAGCCCTCTGGTAAAATTTGGATTGTTTCCTGACATGCTGCTCAAG GACATGTTTGGAAAGAAACAATTCCTCCCTCAGAATTTCTTGCTGAAGTGGCTTGCTACCCATGTTTGCACCCACAGGATACTGGATGACCTTTGTGGCAACCTGTTCTTTCTTCTGTGCGGTTTTAATGAGAGAAACTTGAATATG AGCCGAGTGGATGTGTATTCAACACACTGCCCTGCAGGAACATCTGTACAAAACATGATTCACTGGAGCCAG gcTGTGAGGACTGGGGAACTCAAAGCTTATGACTGGGGAAGCAAAGCTGCAAATATGGCTCACTATAACCAG TCTACTCCCCCTTTCTACCAAATAAAAGACATGACTGTACCAACTGCAGTGTGGACTGGTGGACAGGACTGGCTGGCAGACCCAAAGGATGTTGCTATGCTGCTCACTCAGATCACCAATTTGGTTTACCACAAAAACATTCCAGAGTGGGAACATTTGGATTTCATCTGGGGCCTTGATGCACCTTCCCGCATgtataatgaaataattaacatGATTAGGAAGTTGTCTCTAAACTGA